The Anas acuta chromosome Z, bAnaAcu1.1, whole genome shotgun sequence DNA window CCAAATTACTATTGATTTTGACAATATCACCTCTACTTATATGTGCATACATTTCAGAGTAGCGAAGGGTGCACTTACTTGCAATAAATACGCTATACCTACTACAGTGTTGATGTTTTATTACGTGAATCCCCAAGGGCTGTCATCTGGATATTGATCTGCTCGGTTAACCAAAACTTTGGATCTTACATATGCTTGGTGTGGAGGGCTGATGGCGTTTTTCTGTACCTTAAACTAACCTTGAAGTCAGTCATTTTATTGTCAATATGAGAATAACCTCAAGATCCTCTTCATCTAGGGTAAGTGTCAGCAGCAGATACAAATGCAAAGTTGCCTCTTCTGCCTTAGAGCCCAAAGAGCAGAAGTCTTGTTATAGTATTTCCACATCCTTAGGACCTCAACCTTTACAGTACATTGACATTCATTTTATCATTCATTTCCTGAATTTCAGTGGAACATTACCTCTGAAGGAAACTACAGAGGTAATGTACATTACATACATTCTCATATATTTCTGTACAGCTGGCTGTACATATCTCAGATTCCAGTAAATCAATGAGCAGCAGTGATTACATCTATTTcaaataaagttaaaataaataatttcaattgAAATGACAGTTTAAACCACAACATCTGTAAAGCACATCAAAAATAAGAACCACAGAGAGTTATTCTTGTTATGGTTATCTAATCATTGGCTTCCTGCACCACAGGAAATTTTTCAATCAGTAACAAAACTTCCTAAGCTGCTAGCTACAATTGATATGTAAAAATTATGGAAAATTGGGAAAAAGGGGTTGGAATAACATCTGTATGTTAAAAACTGACGCTCTTCACTTAAGTAAACTCTACACCCCTTCATGCTGAAGAGGTCACAGTTCACTTTAGTCACATTCTATGTGCGCTACTGACTCTAAACAATTGCTAATTTTTAGATACACAATTTATCCAAAAAGAACTAGAACCACTTTCTACTCCTTCTGAATGATTGGGTTTGATCAATTCACTTGTGCAAACTTAAATCCCCTTATATGGTTGATTCCTATCTCATTGCCTCTCATTGCCTAGACAGACATGACAAAGTACCTATGAAAGCAGTGCAAATATAAGAGCTCCACAATAGgaacaagagaggaaaaaaaaaaagcaggtaaaaAGCTCATCGGTTTGCTCAGTGGTCGTTTACTATTTTGCCTCCTGGCGGATGAAAGAAGTTGTCTTCTTTCACTTTACGATGTTCCGGTAAATCTAGCTGCCTTTTTGCCTCTTCAATGTCTTCCTGAATTGCTGAAATGAGTGCCTCTAAAAATAGAAGAATAGGGATATTTAAAAGCTGATCAGAATTCTAAATACACAATAACAAGAGAAAATATCTCGTTCCatagaatgacagaaaaatcacagaggTAGAATATAATTATTACAACAAGGTTGGAAAAGCaaagttctttttttcaggCATGTGTGAGTTTCATTTTCCACCACTACATTGttccaaaattaattttagaaaaagatCAAAACAGTTTCGTGAACTGTTTGAATCCTAAcagaactgcattttcaaaagaaatgaacaGACTAGACCAATGCTTTTATGAGAAGCtcatgattttaaaattactccTCAGACAACTGAAATTTAGACTGAAACAAGATGTgggagcattttttttaattattattattgaactAACTTATACATTACTACATTTAGCTTATGAGAACATTGTACTGAAAGTTCAAAGGCCAAGAGGTAAAACAGCTcattgtgaagaaaaagaaagtgaagacATATTACTTGCATGAATGAaacaattctgtgatactgACCTAAGGAATCAAAGTTTTTTTCTGGTCGAATATACCCAATTATGGCTATGCTGAGAATTTCTCCATAGAAGTCTTCTTTGAAGGTGTGGATAATGTGTGTTTcctaaaggaagagaaattagTTGGCATTTATGATGAACTTGGAACTTTTTCCCCTCACAGTAAGTATGTTCAGCTAATACCTCTAATTCCAATGCACCACAACACATACCAATGAAATTAAGACATTTAATACGTACAATGCAAGATTAGGAGGCTAGTTAAGGCTACTGTGAGGAGGGAGAACCGTACTCTTGCACAGAGTTTAAGAAAGGTTTTTCACCACAGAGTATTCTGATAGCcaaattaaaaggaagaaaaaaaaaaaatgttcaagagAAATGTTTCACTGCTTCCCAGAAGTAGTATTTACAAAGCAGCAAATAACAAAGAAAGCTTAATCTTTCATTAACTTAATGATGAAAGAACTATGAAGACATACTGAAAAAGCTGGCTTAAGGACAGCTTTTACAAGTAGCTCTGAATgataaaaatcaggaaagtgAATGACAGAAATCCAGGAGTGAAGGCTGAGAAAGGATTCCCCATCCTACGTCTtgctcagaaaacacagctgcaaaaaATTTGGAGTGTATGTTTATAAAAGTCAAAGGCATCAGAACAGTCATAAACTTAGGATCTTAGAAGGAGAAGATTCATGCCAAGACAAAGGTGctttcaa harbors:
- the LOC137848048 gene encoding riboflavin kinase-like; translation: MRQLPYFCRGEVVKGFGRGSRQLGVPTANFSEQVVESFPSDISTGIYYGWACVGNGDVHKMVLSIGWNPFYKNTKKSVETHIIHTFKEDFYGEILSIAIIGYIRPEKNFDSLEALISAIQEDIEEAKRQLDLPEHRKVKEDNFFHPPGGKIVNDH